A genomic stretch from Candidatus Methylomirabilis sp. includes:
- a CDS encoding branched-chain amino acid ABC transporter permease — MRAGWILFGGAVAAALLPWSPYHSSLVTMALLFGLLAASWHLLALGGRLSFGHAAFFGVGAYASALLASRSGLDVWAAVPGGGLAAAAVALPVGALSLHLKGPYFSLATFAAAEILRILTTQWTSLTGGTWGLIGLPPLPAKGSLLAAGGIGAVLLVHVFLGRSRWGLALAALRQQQERAEGLGVPSRPLLFAALATSAAFAGLAGALYAHHVRSLEPATAFSLLFSVLPLVMTLFGGMASPAGPLLGAGILYFLDELLLQPRFPMGHQLLYAAAILLVLLGAPEGLAGLARRRGGERGAP; from the coding sequence GTGAGGGCCGGCTGGATCCTCTTCGGCGGCGCGGTGGCGGCGGCCCTCCTCCCCTGGTCCCCCTACCACTCGAGCCTCGTGACCATGGCGCTGCTGTTCGGCCTCCTGGCCGCCTCCTGGCACCTGTTGGCCCTGGGCGGCCGCCTCTCGTTCGGCCACGCAGCCTTCTTCGGCGTCGGAGCCTACGCGTCCGCCCTCCTGGCCTCTCGCTCCGGCCTCGACGTGTGGGCTGCCGTTCCGGGCGGGGGGCTCGCCGCGGCGGCGGTGGCGCTCCCGGTCGGGGCCCTCTCCCTGCACCTCAAGGGACCCTACTTCAGCCTGGCCACATTCGCCGCCGCCGAGATCCTCCGGATCCTGACCACCCAGTGGACGTCGCTCACCGGCGGGACCTGGGGGCTCATCGGTCTCCCGCCGCTCCCCGCCAAAGGATCGCTCCTGGCCGCGGGCGGGATCGGCGCGGTCCTCCTGGTCCATGTCTTCCTGGGGCGGAGCCGATGGGGCCTGGCCCTGGCGGCCCTCCGGCAGCAACAGGAGCGGGCGGAGGGGCTGGGGGTGCCATCGCGCCCCCTCCTCTTCGCCGCGCTCGCCACCAGCGCGGCCTTCGCGGGGCTCGCCGGGGCGCTCTACGCGCACCACGTCCGGTCCCTGGAGCCGGCCACCGCCTTCAGCCTCCTCTTCTCGGTCCTCCCCCTCGTCATGACCCTCTTCGGCGGAATGGCCTCCCCGGCGGGCCCGCTGCTGGGGGCGGGTATCCTCTACTTCCTCGACGAGCTGCTCCTGCAGCCCCGGTTCCCGATGGGACACCAGCTCCTTTACGCCGCCGCGATCCTCCTGGTACTCTTGGGAGCGCCGGAGGGCCTGGCGGGACTGGCCCGGAGGCGCGGGGGAGAGCGTGGCGCTCCTTGA